Proteins encoded within one genomic window of Tabrizicola piscis:
- a CDS encoding NAD(P)-dependent oxidoreductase, with protein MATQKMLKFVTLGKEMPEKRDPSARAQDFHEIYREYADQKAAEQAGRCSQCGVPYCQSHCPLHNNIPDWLKLTAEGRLQEAYEISQATNTFPEICGRICPQDRLCEGNCVIEQSGHGTVTIGAVEKYITDTAWEEGWVKPIRPHAERPESVGIIGAGPGGLAAADVLRRQGVQVTVYDRYDRAGGLLTYGIPGFKLEKPVVMQRIDQLAQGGVQFVANCNVGDDITFDAIRGQHDAVLIATGVYKSRDIEAPGVGARGVVKALDYLTASNRHGFGDDVPEYDSGELNALGKRVVVIGGGDTAMDCVRTAIRQGALSVKCLYRRDRANMPGSQREVQNAEEEGVEFVWLSAPKGFTGGIEVDGVMVQKMRLGAPDATGRQTPEIIEGADYVEPADLVIQALGFEPEALPTLWGVPELKVTRWGTIKADFRTHETSLPGVYAAGDIVRGASLVVWAIRDGREAADAILGYLNQTGAVAAE; from the coding sequence GTGGCCACGCAGAAGATGCTGAAGTTCGTCACTCTGGGCAAGGAAATGCCCGAAAAGCGTGACCCGTCGGCGCGCGCGCAGGATTTCCATGAGATTTACCGCGAATACGCCGACCAGAAAGCTGCGGAACAGGCCGGGCGCTGCAGCCAGTGTGGCGTGCCCTACTGCCAGTCGCATTGCCCGCTGCACAACAACATCCCCGACTGGCTGAAGCTGACCGCCGAGGGCCGCCTGCAAGAGGCCTATGAGATTTCGCAGGCCACCAATACCTTCCCGGAAATCTGCGGCCGCATCTGCCCGCAGGACCGTCTGTGCGAAGGCAATTGCGTGATCGAACAATCCGGCCACGGCACCGTCACCATCGGCGCGGTCGAGAAATACATCACCGACACCGCTTGGGAAGAAGGCTGGGTCAAGCCGATCCGCCCACATGCCGAACGCCCCGAAAGCGTGGGTATCATCGGCGCGGGGCCGGGGGGCCTTGCGGCGGCAGATGTGCTCCGGCGGCAGGGCGTGCAGGTCACCGTCTATGACCGTTATGACCGCGCGGGGGGCCTGCTGACCTATGGCATCCCGGGGTTCAAGCTGGAAAAACCCGTTGTGATGCAACGCATTGACCAACTTGCGCAGGGCGGCGTGCAGTTTGTGGCCAATTGCAATGTGGGCGATGACATCACCTTTGATGCGATCCGTGGCCAGCATGACGCGGTCCTGATCGCCACCGGCGTCTACAAATCGCGCGACATCGAAGCGCCAGGTGTGGGCGCGCGGGGCGTGGTCAAGGCGCTGGACTATCTGACCGCATCCAACCGTCACGGCTTTGGCGATGACGTGCCCGAGTACGACAGCGGTGAGCTGAACGCCCTAGGCAAGCGCGTGGTAGTGATCGGCGGCGGCGATACCGCGATGGACTGCGTGCGTACGGCGATCCGGCAGGGGGCGTTGTCAGTCAAATGCCTGTACCGCCGTGACCGGGCGAACATGCCGGGGTCCCAGCGCGAAGTGCAGAATGCCGAGGAAGAAGGCGTTGAATTCGTGTGGCTTTCTGCCCCCAAAGGCTTCACCGGCGGGATTGAGGTTGACGGCGTGATGGTCCAGAAAATGCGCCTTGGCGCACCGGACGCCACAGGTCGCCAAACCCCAGAGATCATCGAAGGCGCCGACTATGTCGAACCCGCCGATCTGGTCATTCAGGCCCTTGGGTTCGAGCCGGAGGCGCTGCCGACCCTCTGGGGCGTGCCAGAACTGAAGGTCACCCGCTGGGGCACGATCAAGGCTGACTTCCGTACCCACGAAACCAGCCTGCCGGGCGTCTATGCGGCAGGCGACATCGTGCGGGGCGCATCGCTTGTGGTCTGGGCCATCCGCGACGGGCGTGAGGCTGCCGATGCGATCCTTGGGTATCTGAATCAGACCGGGGCAGTGGCAGCGGAGTAG
- a CDS encoding complex I NDUFA9 subunit family protein, with product MSKLVTIFGGSGFVGRYIARRMAKEGWRVRVAVRRPNEALFVKPYGTPGQVEPLVCNIRDDASVRAMIHGADAVVNCVGILNRSGKNTFDAVQTEGPGRIARMAAAEGVGQLVQISAIGADAASDSDYARTKAEGEAAVLAAFPSAVILRPSIIFGTEDGFFNRFAAMTRMGPVLPVVGAESRFQPVYVDDVAQAAVKAVLGQAAPGIYELGGPEVDTFRGLMERMLRVIQRRRAIVNVPFFVARIMGSGFDMLQAVTLGLIENKMITRDQVKNLARDNVVSPGAKGFADLGISPTAMEAVLPEYLWRYRPSGQYAAIKDSAKNLKKT from the coding sequence ATGAGCAAGCTTGTCACCATCTTCGGCGGTTCGGGTTTTGTCGGCCGCTACATCGCCCGCCGCATGGCGAAAGAGGGGTGGCGCGTCCGCGTGGCCGTCCGTCGCCCGAATGAGGCGTTGTTCGTCAAGCCCTATGGCACACCCGGTCAAGTGGAACCGCTGGTCTGCAACATCCGCGACGACGCCAGCGTTCGTGCCATGATCCACGGGGCGGATGCAGTGGTGAACTGTGTCGGGATTCTGAACCGGTCCGGCAAGAACACGTTTGACGCCGTGCAAACCGAAGGCCCGGGGCGCATTGCCCGCATGGCTGCAGCCGAAGGTGTGGGGCAGCTGGTCCAGATCTCGGCCATCGGGGCGGATGCCGCGTCCGACAGCGACTACGCCCGCACCAAGGCCGAGGGAGAGGCCGCCGTTCTGGCTGCCTTCCCCTCTGCGGTGATCCTGCGCCCGTCGATCATCTTTGGCACCGAGGATGGCTTCTTCAACCGCTTTGCCGCAATGACGCGCATGGGTCCGGTTCTGCCCGTGGTAGGGGCGGAGTCCCGGTTTCAGCCCGTCTACGTCGATGACGTGGCGCAGGCCGCCGTCAAGGCTGTGCTTGGTCAGGCCGCGCCGGGCATATACGAACTCGGCGGGCCCGAGGTCGATACGTTCCGTGGGCTGATGGAGCGGATGCTGAGGGTGATCCAACGCCGCCGCGCCATCGTGAATGTGCCGTTCTTCGTGGCGCGGATCATGGGCTCTGGCTTTGACATGCTGCAGGCGGTGACGCTGGGGCTGATCGAAAACAAGATGATTACCCGTGACCAGGTCAAGAACCTTGCGCGCGACAATGTGGTGTCGCCGGGTGCGAAGGGATTTGCCGACCTGGGCATCAGCCCCACCGCAATGGAGGCGGTTTTGCCGGAATATCTCTGGCGTTATCGCCCGTCGGGCCAGTATGCCGCGATCAAGGATTCGGCGAAGAACCTGAAGAAGACGTGA
- a CDS encoding undecaprenyl-diphosphate phosphatase, producing the protein MENTTLIAAFLGLLEGLTEFLPVSSTGHLLLAGHFLGFDSKGNTFEVVIQLGAILALTSVYAALVMRLLLRALHDAAARRSILSVILAFLPAVVVGLLAHDFIKTVLFETPKLIAVMLILGGVVLLVIDRIAPAPVHHDALALPLGKSLAIGVCQCLAMVPGVSRSGATIVGALLMGVEKRAAAEFSFLLSLPTMGAAVAYDLYKSRDLLDFGAIWEIAVGFAVAFVTALLVVRWVLSYISRNGYSLFGWWRIIVGTAALVALSFGF; encoded by the coding sequence ATGGAAAACACCACCCTCATCGCTGCGTTTCTTGGCCTTCTCGAAGGTCTGACGGAATTCCTTCCTGTCTCCTCGACCGGGCACTTGCTGCTGGCGGGGCATTTCCTTGGGTTTGACTCCAAGGGCAATACATTTGAGGTGGTGATCCAGCTTGGCGCGATCCTGGCGCTTACCTCGGTTTATGCGGCACTGGTGATGCGGTTGCTTCTGCGCGCGCTCCATGATGCGGCGGCACGGCGGTCCATCCTGTCGGTGATCCTTGCGTTTCTGCCCGCAGTGGTGGTGGGCCTTCTTGCGCATGATTTCATCAAGACCGTGCTTTTCGAAACGCCGAAGCTGATAGCCGTCATGCTGATCCTTGGGGGGGTCGTCCTGCTTGTCATCGACCGGATTGCCCCCGCACCGGTCCACCACGATGCGCTTGCCTTGCCGCTTGGCAAGTCGCTGGCCATTGGCGTTTGCCAATGCCTTGCGATGGTCCCCGGGGTCTCGCGATCTGGCGCAACCATTGTCGGGGCCTTGCTGATGGGCGTCGAAAAGCGCGCGGCGGCCGAGTTTTCGTTTCTGCTGTCCTTGCCCACCATGGGGGCGGCGGTCGCCTACGATCTGTACAAGTCCCGTGACCTGCTGGACTTCGGCGCGATCTGGGAAATCGCCGTCGGCTTCGCCGTGGCCTTCGTGACAGCGCTTCTCGTGGTGCGTTGGGTGCTAAGCTACATCAGCCGCAACGGTTATTCCCTGTTCGGTTGGTGGCGAATCATCGTGGGAACAGCCGCCCTCGTGGCGCTTTCCTTTGGGTTCTGA